A window of Numenius arquata chromosome 6, bNumArq3.hap1.1, whole genome shotgun sequence contains these coding sequences:
- the CYB5R2 gene encoding NADH-cytochrome b5 reductase 2 encodes MEALMDAPVAVAVAVVAASALLLLLLRGTGRRASGLVTLQDPLAKYPLRLVDKEEISHDTKKFRFGLPSPDHILGLPVGQHVYLSAKIDGNLVIRAYTPVSSDETKGYVDLIIKVYHKNVNPKFPEGGKMSQYLNDMKIGDTIDFRGPNGLLVYKGAGTFLIKPHKKSEAEKKFAKHLGMIAGGTGITPMLQLIRSITNDPKDSTKCYLLFANQTEKDILLRAELEDIAKRHPDQFTLWYTLDRPPQDWKYSSGFVTADMIKTHLPSPSSETLILMCGPPPMIQFACQPNLDTLGYSKSSIFSY; translated from the exons ATGGAGGCGCTTATG GATGCCCCTGTGGCTGTCGCCGTCGCCGTGGTAGCTGcatctgccctgctgctgctgctgctcagggggaCGGGGCGGAGGGCGAGCGGCCTCGTCACCTTGCAGGACCCACTCGCGAAGTACCCGCTGCGGCTGGTGGACAAAGAG gaAATTAGTCATGATACTAAGAAATTCCGATTTGGGCTACCTTCACCAGATCATATATTGGGATTACCTGTAG GCCAACATGTTTACCTTTCCGCAAAAATCGATGGTAATCTGGTCATTCGAGCCTATACCCCGGTTTCCAGTGATGAGACAAAAGGTTATGTTGATTTAATTATAAAG GTCTACCACAAAAATGTGAATCCCAAGTTTCCAGAAGGTGGGAAGATGTCCCAGTACCTAAATGACATGAAGATTGGAGATACTATTGATTTCAGAGGGCCAAATGGGCTCCTTGTCTATAAGGGGGCAG GTACCTTTCTTATCAAGCCTCATAAGAAAtctgaagcagagaaaaagttTGCGAAGCATCTTGGGATGATAGCTGGAGGAACAG gaataacacccatgTTGCAGCTGATTCGTAGTATCACAAATGATCCTAAGGACTCCACAAAATGTTACCTTCTTTTTGCTAATCAG acagaaaaagaTATATTACTGAGAGCTGAGCTAGAAGACATTGCTAAGAGGCATCCTGATCAGTTCACGCTTTGGTATACACTGGACAGACCTCCACAAG aTTGGAAGTACAGTTCTGGCTTCGTCACTGCGGACATGATTAAaacccacctcccttcccccagcagtgAGACGCTCATTCTCATGTGTGGGCCACCACCTATGATTCAGTTTGCATGTCAGCCCAACCTGGACACACTCGGCTATTCCAAGAGCAGTATATTTTCTTACTAG